One window of the Pseudomonas knackmussii B13 genome contains the following:
- a CDS encoding DUF1302 domain-containing protein: MSTHKFAGQPTLPALKPLALAVSIIAMAAGLPDAKAFEFDTGNPDMRARWDNTLKYSAAWRTEGQSSKLTEGQTSLNLDDGDRNFDKGLISNRVDLLSEMDFTYKDVGARLSGAAWYDDVYNRGTDNNDPSRANAYSVDYDEFTDDTRTLHGRKGELLDAFVFGKTEVADMPLSGRLGQYAMQWGESLFYGMNGIAGGMAPIDVVKGLSVPNTQFKELIRPVKQVSGQLQLTPDVSIGAYYQFEWEANRLPASGSYFSTDDFFGEGNERMFIGAPLFPGAQPLAFYHGNDKEAKDSGQGGVQLRWRTETVDWGVYAIRFHDKNPQLNVRPDFANLNPLTGKAGEYYWVYPEGIEALGGSFSTTLGNFNVAGEVSTRWNQPLASTNQHSLAVGESINNSDDPLYATGRTLHANFSWLASLEPNVIAPESSFLGEIAWNRVMSVTKSADAVDPNADRDATSLRLVYEPMYRQIYPGLDLSVPIGASYTNGASEALGTGFGTDHGGDMNIGLKGNYLNTWNLGLTYTHYYGPENTFLDASNNYTFEQSLKDRDFIAFTVSRTF, translated from the coding sequence ATGTCGACCCACAAGTTCGCTGGGCAGCCGACGCTGCCCGCGCTCAAACCCCTCGCCCTGGCCGTTTCGATCATCGCCATGGCGGCCGGCCTGCCCGATGCCAAGGCCTTTGAATTCGACACCGGCAACCCCGATATGCGGGCGCGCTGGGACAACACCCTGAAGTACAGCGCCGCCTGGCGCACCGAAGGCCAGAGCAGCAAGCTCACCGAGGGCCAGACCTCGCTGAACCTGGACGACGGCGACCGCAACTTCGACAAGGGGCTGATCTCCAACCGCGTCGACCTGCTCTCGGAGATGGACTTCACGTACAAGGACGTCGGCGCGCGCCTGAGCGGCGCGGCCTGGTACGACGACGTCTACAACCGCGGCACCGACAACAACGACCCGAGCCGCGCCAACGCCTACTCGGTCGATTACGACGAATTCACCGACGACACCCGCACCCTGCACGGGCGCAAGGGCGAGTTGCTCGACGCCTTCGTCTTCGGCAAGACCGAGGTCGCCGACATGCCGCTGTCCGGGCGCCTCGGCCAGTACGCCATGCAGTGGGGCGAGAGCCTGTTCTACGGCATGAACGGCATCGCCGGCGGCATGGCCCCGATCGACGTGGTCAAGGGCCTGTCGGTGCCCAACACCCAGTTCAAGGAACTGATCCGCCCGGTCAAGCAGGTCTCCGGCCAGCTGCAGCTGACCCCCGACGTGTCCATCGGCGCCTACTACCAGTTCGAGTGGGAGGCCAACCGCCTGCCGGCCTCCGGCAGCTACTTCTCCACCGACGACTTCTTCGGCGAGGGCAACGAGCGCATGTTCATCGGCGCGCCGCTGTTCCCCGGCGCCCAGCCGCTGGCCTTCTACCACGGCAACGACAAGGAGGCGAAGGACTCGGGGCAGGGCGGCGTGCAACTGCGCTGGCGCACCGAGACGGTGGACTGGGGCGTCTACGCCATCCGCTTCCACGACAAGAACCCGCAGCTGAACGTGCGCCCGGACTTCGCCAACCTCAACCCGCTGACCGGCAAGGCCGGCGAGTACTACTGGGTCTACCCCGAAGGCATCGAGGCCCTGGGCGGCAGCTTCTCCACCACCCTGGGCAACTTCAACGTCGCCGGTGAAGTCTCCACCCGCTGGAACCAGCCGCTGGCCTCCACCAACCAGCACAGCCTGGCGGTGGGCGAGTCGATCAACAACAGCGACGACCCGCTCTATGCCACCGGCCGCACCCTGCACGCCAACTTCTCCTGGCTGGCCAGCCTGGAGCCGAACGTCATCGCGCCCGAGTCGAGCTTCCTCGGCGAGATCGCCTGGAACCGGGTGATGAGCGTCACCAAGAGCGCCGATGCGGTGGACCCCAACGCCGACCGCGACGCCACCAGCCTGCGCCTGGTCTACGAACCGATGTACCGGCAGATCTACCCCGGCCTCGACCTCTCGGTGCCGATCGGCGCGAGCTACACCAACGGCGCCTCCGAGGCATTGGGTACCGGCTTCGGCACCGACCACGGCGGCGACATGAACATCGGCCTCAAGGGCAACTACCTGAACACCTGGAACCTGGGCCTGACCTACACGCACTACTACGGCCCGGAGAACACCTTCCTCGACGCCAGCAATAACTACACCTTCGAACAGTCGCTGAAAGACCGCGACTTCATCGCCTTCACCGTCAGCCGCACCTTCTGA
- a CDS encoding DUF1329 domain-containing protein — protein MKHNKKVVSLLTALSASLLFAHGAMAAVSADEAAKLKTTLTPLGGERAGNADGSIPAWTGGYTQVDPAYKDGGKRGDPYASDKPLYTITAQNMAQYADKLTPGIQAMLKKYPDSYRLEVYPTHRSAAAPQSVYDATFANATSGKLVDGPAGPMPESAAGGIPFPIPQSGVEAIWNHLLRWRGASWHASFTQYLTTADGKHVLTNDSRADLQMPWYLPGGSGEKGVFWSIRMINDGPPLRAGEAITGLENLNADKASVWTYLPGQRRVRRLPNACCDTPTPATAGVMSFDELYVFNGRVDRFDWKLVGKKEMYIPYNANKVFTASGPEALLDAHHLKSDTLRWEKHRVWVVEATLKSGQRHVMPKSTYYLDEDTWAAVLGERYDARGQLAKVLWTSPVVLPDLPGVVTLTNGFYDLLSGAWFAGDLFAGKNEQYRIVPAYKDSVFTADAMAGEGVR, from the coding sequence ATGAAACACAACAAGAAAGTCGTTTCCCTGCTCACTGCCTTGAGTGCCTCCCTGCTGTTCGCCCATGGCGCCATGGCTGCCGTTTCCGCCGATGAGGCGGCCAAGCTGAAAACCACCCTCACGCCCCTGGGCGGCGAGCGCGCCGGCAACGCCGACGGCAGCATCCCGGCCTGGACCGGCGGCTACACCCAGGTCGACCCGGCCTACAAGGACGGCGGCAAGCGCGGCGACCCCTACGCCAGCGACAAGCCGCTGTACACCATCACCGCGCAGAACATGGCGCAGTACGCCGACAAGCTCACCCCGGGCATCCAGGCGATGCTGAAGAAGTACCCCGACAGCTACCGCCTGGAGGTCTACCCGACCCACCGCAGCGCCGCCGCGCCGCAGTCGGTGTACGACGCCACCTTCGCCAACGCCACCAGCGGCAAGCTGGTCGACGGCCCGGCCGGGCCCATGCCCGAGAGCGCCGCCGGCGGCATCCCGTTCCCGATTCCGCAGAGCGGTGTCGAGGCCATCTGGAACCACCTGCTGCGCTGGCGCGGCGCGTCCTGGCACGCGAGCTTCACCCAGTACCTGACCACCGCCGACGGCAAGCACGTGCTGACCAACGATTCGCGCGCCGACCTGCAGATGCCCTGGTACCTGCCCGGCGGCAGCGGCGAAAAGGGTGTGTTCTGGTCGATCCGCATGATCAACGACGGCCCGCCGCTGCGCGCCGGCGAGGCCATCACCGGGCTTGAGAACCTCAACGCCGACAAGGCTTCGGTGTGGACCTACCTGCCCGGCCAGCGCCGCGTGCGCCGCCTGCCCAACGCCTGTTGCGACACGCCGACGCCGGCCACCGCCGGGGTCATGAGCTTCGACGAGCTGTACGTGTTCAACGGCCGCGTCGACCGCTTCGACTGGAAGCTGGTGGGCAAGAAGGAGATGTACATCCCCTACAACGCCAACAAGGTGTTCACCGCCAGCGGCCCCGAAGCGCTGCTCGACGCGCACCACCTGAAGTCCGACACCCTGCGCTGGGAGAAACACCGCGTCTGGGTGGTGGAAGCGACCTTGAAGAGCGGCCAGCGCCACGTGATGCCCAAGAGCACCTACTACCTCGACGAGGACACCTGGGCCGCCGTGCTCGGCGAGCGTTACGACGCCCGCGGTCAACTGGCCAAGGTGCTCTGGACCTCGCCGGTGGTGCTGCCCGACCTGCCGGGCGTGGTGACCCTCACCAACGGCTTCTACGACCTGCTCTCCGGGGCCTGGTTCGCCGGTGACCTGTTCGCCGGGAAGAACGAGCAGTACCGCATCGTGCCGGCCTACAAGGACTCGGTGTTCACCGCCGACGCCATGGCGGGCGAGGGCGTGCGCTGA
- a CDS encoding WD40/YVTN/BNR-like repeat-containing protein, which produces MKKMLSGLLLAACCAVPPAWAGAVDVLAQPAVLGPQALQAVLQDVTRAGDRLVAVGERGVVLLSDDNGQHWRQAPSPVSVSLTAVQFVDARHGWALGHAGAVLHSDDGGEHWSLQLDGKRAAALELQAAEAAGEAGRIAAAQRLVADGADKPFLALSFSDAKHGLIVGAYGLALSTEDGGRTWQSRMGDLPNPRGLHLYALARQGDDLYVAGEQGLLLRSRDAGAHFEALQGPYEGSYFAAAVLPDGRLLVGGLRGKLFASADQGASFQALANPIPASLNGIRVAGEQLLLVNQAGLLLRSGLQGFAAQPLPVSDGLPLTAATEAADGTLVAVGMAGARRLAASSSPTKAD; this is translated from the coding sequence ATGAAGAAGATGCTTTCCGGCCTGCTGCTGGCGGCCTGCTGTGCGGTGCCGCCGGCCTGGGCGGGCGCCGTGGATGTCCTGGCGCAGCCCGCCGTGCTCGGTCCCCAGGCCTTGCAGGCGGTGCTGCAGGACGTGACCCGTGCCGGCGACCGCCTGGTGGCGGTGGGCGAGCGCGGCGTGGTGCTGCTCTCCGACGACAATGGCCAGCACTGGCGCCAGGCGCCGAGTCCGGTGAGCGTCAGCCTGACCGCCGTGCAGTTCGTCGATGCCCGCCACGGCTGGGCCCTGGGCCACGCCGGGGCGGTGCTGCACAGCGACGACGGCGGCGAGCACTGGAGCCTGCAGCTGGACGGCAAGCGTGCCGCCGCGCTGGAACTGCAGGCCGCCGAGGCGGCGGGGGAGGCGGGCCGTATCGCAGCCGCCCAACGCCTGGTGGCCGACGGCGCCGACAAACCCTTTCTCGCGCTCAGTTTTTCCGACGCGAAGCACGGTCTGATCGTGGGCGCCTACGGTCTGGCGCTGAGCACCGAGGACGGCGGTCGCACCTGGCAGTCGCGGATGGGTGATCTGCCCAACCCGCGTGGCCTGCACCTGTACGCGCTGGCCCGGCAAGGCGACGACCTCTATGTCGCCGGCGAACAGGGCCTGCTGTTGCGCTCGCGCGATGCCGGCGCTCACTTCGAAGCGCTGCAAGGCCCCTATGAAGGCAGCTACTTCGCCGCCGCCGTGCTGCCCGACGGCCGCCTGCTGGTGGGCGGGCTGCGCGGCAAGCTGTTCGCCTCCGCCGACCAGGGTGCGAGCTTCCAGGCCCTGGCCAACCCGATCCCAGCCTCGCTCAACGGCATCCGCGTCGCCGGCGAGCAACTGCTCCTGGTGAACCAGGCCGGACTGCTCCTGCGCAGCGGCTTGCAAGGCTTCGCCGCGCAGCCGTTGCCGGTCTCCGATGGCCTGCCGCTGACCGCCGCGACCGAAGCCGCCGACGGCACCCTGGTGGCCGTCGGCATGGCCGGCGCGCGTCGCCTGGCTGCTTCCTCTTCACCCACCAAGGCGGACTGA
- a CDS encoding efflux RND transporter permease subunit: protein MHAPTSPAPSSGRLDDFDSASGSLLERALFNHRGLVLLLCLAATLLLGWQATRLTLNASFEKMIPKEHPFILEYLAHRQELAGLGNAVRIAVANPEGGIYDKHYLQVLQQINDEVYLLPGVDRAAMKSLWTPSTRWTGVTEEGLEGGPVIPDGYDGGAASLEALKRNVERSNEIGQLVAFDQRSSILYVPLLEKTPDGQALDYTTFAHELESLRGKYQAQGVEIHITGFAKVVGDLIDGLKQILLFFAAAIAITAAVLYWYTRCLRSTALVVICSLVAVIWQLGLLPLLGYGLDPYSVLVPFLVFAIGMSHGAQKMNGIMQDIGRGMHRLVAARFTFRRLFLAGLTALLCDAVGFAVLMIIKIQVIQDLAVIASLGVAVLIFTNLILLPILLSYIGVSPMAARRSLRAEEAEASGQGKHAVWRFLDLFTRRRWASPCVVLAALLAAGGYAVSLNLKIGDLDAGAPELRPDSRYNRDNAFVTAHYGASSDVFAVMVKTPAGACSTYDTLKRVDDLDWQLRGLPGVDSTNSLALLNRRVLVGLSEGSPKWYELVNNQATLNMVTANAPRGLYNDDCSLLTLYAFLTDHKADTLNRVVDSVQAFAKDNDSEQAQFLLAAGSAGIEAATNIVVKQANHDMLWWVYGAVILLCLVTFRSWRAVLCAVLPLVLTSILCEALMVALGIGVKVATLPVIALGVGIGVDYALYVMSIVLAQLRQGASLSEAYYRALLFTGKVVMLTGVTLAIGVGTWIFSPIKFQADMGVLLAFMFVWNMVGALVLLPALAYFLLPHRQARAEAPRAAAAHHLDEVHHSRQCCEQHAGLPLVAGQGR, encoded by the coding sequence ATGCACGCCCCGACTTCCCCCGCGCCGTCCAGCGGCCGCCTCGACGACTTCGATTCCGCCTCCGGCTCGCTGCTGGAGCGGGCCCTGTTCAACCATCGCGGCCTGGTCCTGCTGCTGTGCCTGGCTGCGACCCTGCTGCTGGGCTGGCAGGCCACGCGCCTGACCCTCAACGCCAGCTTCGAGAAGATGATCCCGAAGGAGCACCCCTTCATCCTCGAATACCTGGCCCACCGCCAGGAACTGGCCGGGCTTGGCAACGCCGTGCGCATCGCCGTGGCCAACCCCGAGGGCGGCATCTACGACAAGCACTACCTGCAGGTGCTGCAGCAAATCAACGACGAGGTGTACCTGCTGCCGGGCGTGGACCGCGCGGCGATGAAGTCGCTGTGGACGCCGTCCACCCGCTGGACCGGCGTGACCGAGGAAGGCCTGGAGGGCGGCCCGGTGATTCCCGACGGCTACGACGGCGGCGCCGCCAGCCTGGAAGCGCTCAAGCGCAACGTCGAACGCTCCAACGAGATCGGCCAGCTGGTGGCCTTCGACCAGCGTTCGAGCATCCTCTACGTGCCGCTGCTGGAGAAGACCCCGGACGGCCAGGCGCTGGACTACACGACCTTCGCACACGAGCTGGAAAGCCTGCGCGGCAAGTACCAGGCGCAAGGCGTGGAGATCCACATCACCGGATTCGCCAAGGTGGTGGGCGACCTCATCGACGGGCTGAAGCAGATCCTGCTGTTCTTCGCCGCCGCCATCGCCATTACCGCCGCGGTGCTCTACTGGTACACCCGCTGCTTGCGCAGCACCGCGCTGGTGGTGATCTGCTCGCTGGTGGCGGTGATCTGGCAGCTCGGCCTGCTGCCGCTGCTGGGCTACGGGCTGGACCCGTACTCGGTGCTGGTGCCGTTCCTGGTGTTCGCCATCGGCATGAGCCACGGCGCGCAGAAGATGAACGGCATCATGCAGGACATCGGCCGCGGCATGCATCGCCTGGTCGCCGCGCGCTTCACCTTCCGCCGGCTGTTCCTCGCCGGGCTCACCGCGCTGCTCTGCGACGCCGTCGGCTTCGCCGTGCTGATGATCATCAAGATCCAGGTGATCCAGGACCTGGCGGTCATCGCCAGCCTCGGCGTGGCGGTGCTGATCTTCACCAACCTGATCCTGCTGCCGATCCTGCTGTCCTATATCGGCGTCAGCCCGATGGCGGCCCGCCGTAGCCTGCGGGCCGAAGAAGCCGAGGCGAGCGGGCAGGGCAAGCACGCCGTGTGGCGCTTCCTCGACCTCTTCACCCGCCGGCGCTGGGCCAGCCCCTGCGTGGTGCTCGCCGCGCTGCTGGCGGCTGGCGGCTATGCGGTGAGCCTGAACCTGAAGATCGGCGACCTCGACGCTGGCGCCCCCGAGCTGCGCCCGGACTCGCGCTACAACCGCGACAACGCCTTCGTCACCGCACACTACGGCGCCAGCAGCGACGTCTTCGCGGTGATGGTGAAGACCCCGGCCGGCGCCTGCTCGACCTACGACACCCTCAAGCGCGTCGACGACCTCGACTGGCAACTGCGCGGCCTGCCGGGCGTGGATTCGACCAACTCGCTGGCGCTGCTCAACCGCCGCGTGCTGGTCGGTCTCTCCGAAGGCAGTCCGAAGTGGTACGAGCTGGTGAACAACCAGGCGACCCTGAACATGGTTACCGCCAACGCGCCGCGCGGGTTGTACAACGACGATTGCAGCCTGCTGACGCTCTACGCCTTCCTCACCGATCACAAGGCCGACACCCTCAACCGTGTGGTGGACAGCGTGCAGGCCTTCGCCAAGGACAACGATTCCGAACAGGCGCAGTTCCTCCTCGCCGCCGGCAGCGCGGGCATCGAGGCGGCCACCAACATCGTGGTGAAACAGGCCAACCACGACATGCTCTGGTGGGTCTACGGCGCGGTCATCCTGCTCTGCCTGGTGACCTTCCGCTCCTGGCGCGCGGTGCTCTGCGCGGTACTGCCGCTGGTGCTGACCTCGATCCTCTGCGAAGCGCTGATGGTCGCCCTGGGCATCGGCGTGAAGGTGGCCACGCTGCCGGTGATCGCCCTCGGCGTGGGCATCGGCGTGGACTATGCGCTCTACGTCATGAGCATCGTGTTGGCCCAGCTGCGCCAGGGCGCGAGCCTGTCCGAGGCGTATTACCGGGCGCTGCTGTTCACCGGCAAGGTGGTGATGCTGACCGGCGTGACCCTGGCCATCGGCGTCGGCACCTGGATCTTCTCGCCGATCAAGTTCCAGGCTGACATGGGCGTGCTGCTGGCCTTCATGTTCGTCTGGAACATGGTCGGCGCCCTGGTCCTGCTGCCGGCGCTCGCCTACTTCCTGCTGCCGCACCGGCAGGCCCGCGCCGAGGCGCCGCGGGCTGCCGCCGCGCACCACCTGGATGAAGTGCACCACAGCCGCCAGTGCTGCGAGCAGCACGCCGGCTTGCCCCTGGTCGCCGGCCAGGGCCGTTGA
- a CDS encoding MFS transporter gives MSAERRAGSAQALLLLFGSCLPVLGAVLIAPVLPRMQAHFADTPGAAVLVPVALTLPALVIAFLAPLAGVLADRIGRRSLLLASMLLYTLCGLLPLWLESLPLIVASRAGIGLAEAGIMTCCTTLMGDYFDGQRRERLFALQMVATSLSAALFMGLGGALGENGWRTPFALYAVGLLCLPLMAALLWEPQGRHETPAAAHDSRFPWASLAPLYLLTLLAGVSLFIVPVQAGYLLQLLHVDAPQQIGMTMGANQLGVLAGALGFRLLAGLPAPRLLALGFATAGAGGALMALADSHAPVVLAVLVNGLGIGLLLPTLITQVMLQVDFAQRGRATGGFTASIFAGEFVSPLLVLALTGGDNPLLPRALLVVAIVQLALAPLCLALLRRGGKRPAAEAV, from the coding sequence ATGAGCGCTGAACGCCGCGCGGGAAGCGCGCAAGCCCTGTTGCTGCTGTTCGGCAGCTGCCTGCCGGTGCTGGGCGCCGTACTGATCGCGCCGGTGCTGCCGCGCATGCAGGCGCACTTCGCCGACACCCCTGGCGCCGCCGTGCTGGTGCCGGTCGCCCTGACCCTGCCGGCGCTGGTGATCGCCTTCCTTGCACCCCTGGCGGGCGTGCTGGCCGACCGCATCGGGCGGCGTTCGCTGCTGCTCGCCAGCATGCTGCTCTACACCCTCTGCGGGCTGCTGCCGCTGTGGCTGGAGTCGCTGCCGCTGATCGTCGCCAGCCGCGCCGGCATCGGCCTGGCCGAGGCGGGGATCATGACCTGCTGCACCACCCTGATGGGCGACTACTTCGACGGCCAGCGCCGCGAGCGCCTGTTCGCCCTGCAGATGGTCGCCACCTCGTTGTCGGCGGCGTTGTTCATGGGCCTGGGCGGTGCGCTGGGCGAGAACGGCTGGCGCACGCCTTTCGCCCTCTACGCTGTCGGCCTGCTGTGCCTGCCGCTGATGGCCGCGTTGCTCTGGGAGCCGCAGGGCCGGCATGAAACGCCAGCGGCCGCCCACGACTCGCGTTTCCCCTGGGCCAGCCTGGCGCCGTTGTACCTGCTGACGCTGTTGGCCGGGGTGAGCCTGTTCATCGTCCCGGTGCAGGCCGGCTACCTGCTGCAACTGCTGCACGTCGACGCGCCGCAGCAGATCGGCATGACCATGGGCGCCAATCAGCTCGGCGTGCTCGCCGGAGCCTTGGGCTTCCGCCTGCTCGCCGGGCTGCCGGCGCCGCGCCTGCTGGCCCTGGGCTTCGCCACCGCCGGCGCCGGTGGGGCGCTCATGGCCCTGGCCGACAGCCACGCACCGGTGGTGCTGGCGGTGCTGGTCAACGGCCTGGGCATCGGCCTGCTGCTGCCGACGCTGATCACCCAGGTGATGCTGCAGGTCGACTTCGCCCAGCGCGGCCGCGCCACCGGCGGCTTCACCGCCTCCATCTTCGCCGGCGAGTTCGTCAGCCCGCTGCTGGTGCTGGCGCTGACCGGCGGCGACAACCCGTTGCTGCCCCGCGCGCTGCTGGTGGTCGCCATCGTGCAGCTGGCCTTGGCGCCGCTGTGCCTGGCGCTGTTGCGCCGCGGCGGCAAGCGCCCGGCTGCGGAGGCCGTATGA
- a CDS encoding SDR family NAD(P)-dependent oxidoreductase — MSELFSLFGKTALITGATRGIGLAIAREYGRAGAHLTISSESADDCDHAVATLTEEGIDAVALPADLREQEAVAALAARTLAHFGRLDALVCNAGVAPHMGPLASASDADWDLTLTVNLRSALWLTSALLPAMAEHGGGSVVLMASIAGVRGNKGLGLYGLSKAGLAQLARNLAVEWGPANIRVNAISPGVIRTEFARPLTDNPEVMQRRLALTPLRRVGRAEEVAALALLLAAPGGAFITGQNLIVDGGTTIGDGN, encoded by the coding sequence ATGAGCGAGCTCTTTTCCCTCTTCGGCAAGACCGCGCTGATCACCGGCGCGACCCGTGGCATCGGCCTGGCCATCGCCCGCGAATACGGCCGCGCGGGTGCGCATCTAACGATCAGCAGCGAGAGCGCCGACGACTGCGACCACGCCGTAGCGACGCTGACGGAGGAGGGCATCGACGCCGTGGCGCTGCCCGCCGACTTGCGGGAACAGGAGGCTGTGGCAGCACTGGCGGCGCGGACGCTCGCGCACTTCGGCCGCCTCGATGCGCTGGTGTGCAATGCCGGTGTCGCGCCGCACATGGGGCCGCTCGCGTCGGCCAGCGATGCCGACTGGGACTTGACCCTCACCGTCAACCTGCGCAGCGCGCTCTGGCTGACCAGCGCCTTGCTGCCGGCCATGGCCGAGCACGGCGGTGGCAGCGTGGTGCTGATGGCCAGCATCGCGGGCGTGCGCGGCAACAAGGGCCTGGGCCTGTACGGCCTGTCCAAGGCCGGCCTGGCACAGCTGGCGCGCAATCTGGCGGTGGAGTGGGGGCCGGCGAACATCCGCGTCAACGCCATCAGCCCCGGCGTTATCCGCACCGAATTCGCCCGCCCGCTTACCGACAACCCCGAGGTCATGCAGCGCCGCCTGGCGCTCACGCCGCTGCGCCGCGTCGGCCGTGCGGAAGAGGTGGCCGCCCTGGCGCTGCTGCTGGCCGCACCGGGTGGCGCCTTCATCACTGGACAGAACCTCATCGTCGACGGTGGCACGACCATCGGCGACGGCAACTGA
- a CDS encoding cupin domain-containing protein — protein MQQLPAFKRVVTGHDARGQAVVASCGPTPNNFPLKAVPGTVFYEVWNSLGSPAPLDNGDDPTAQPLQLSPGPLGSVIRVVDIPPDSLQNQVSAEDAAAAFAEIGEAHAGTGKAESKHKLMHRTETLDYGIVTEGEVWLVLDDGEVHLKRGDIVVQRGTNHAWSNRTEAMARMVFILLDGQYAEALKELLP, from the coding sequence ATGCAACAGCTTCCTGCATTCAAGCGCGTCGTCACCGGCCACGACGCCCGCGGCCAGGCGGTGGTCGCCAGCTGTGGCCCGACACCGAACAACTTTCCGCTCAAGGCGGTGCCCGGCACCGTGTTCTACGAGGTGTGGAACAGCCTCGGCAGCCCGGCGCCGCTGGACAACGGCGACGACCCCACCGCCCAGCCGCTGCAGTTGAGCCCCGGCCCGCTGGGCAGCGTGATCCGCGTGGTCGACATCCCGCCGGACAGCCTGCAGAACCAGGTCAGCGCCGAGGACGCCGCAGCGGCGTTCGCCGAGATCGGCGAAGCCCATGCCGGCACCGGCAAGGCCGAGTCGAAACACAAGCTGATGCACCGCACCGAAACCCTCGACTACGGCATCGTCACCGAGGGCGAGGTGTGGCTGGTGCTGGATGACGGCGAGGTCCATCTCAAGCGCGGCGACATCGTGGTCCAGCGCGGCACCAACCACGCCTGGAGCAACCGCACCGAAGCGATGGCGCGGATGGTCTTCATCCTCCTCGACGGCCAGTACGCCGAGGCCCTGAAGGAGCTGCTGCCATGA
- a CDS encoding fumarylacetoacetate hydrolase family protein, whose product MKLATLNDGSRDGCLLVVSRDLQRAVDASGIAATLQAALDHWNAVEADLQRLYQRLNANDVGGAFDLDPARLAAPLPRAWQWLDGSCFLSHGELMQKAFNLEPIDGADSIPLMYQGASDDFLGPRADIPLPSEAHGIDFEGEFAVLVDAVPMGCTADQALRHVRLVLQLNDVSLRALAPREMKTGFGFLQAKPSSSFAPVAVTPDELGGAWREGRVHLPLSVEWNGEWFGHPHGGAMHFGFHQLIAHAAMTRRLSAGTLIGSGTVSNADRSVGSACIAERRAIETIAHGAPRTGFMRFGDRVRMEAKGEDGEPLFGAIDQRVVQGGLPCA is encoded by the coding sequence ATGAAGCTCGCCACCCTGAACGACGGCAGCCGTGACGGCTGCCTGCTGGTGGTTTCCCGCGACCTGCAAAGGGCGGTGGATGCCAGCGGCATCGCGGCGACCCTGCAAGCCGCGCTGGACCACTGGAACGCCGTGGAGGCCGACCTGCAGCGGCTCTACCAGCGCCTCAATGCCAACGATGTCGGGGGCGCCTTCGACCTTGATCCGGCGCGCCTGGCCGCGCCCCTGCCGCGCGCCTGGCAGTGGCTCGACGGTTCCTGCTTCCTCAGCCACGGCGAGCTGATGCAGAAGGCCTTCAACCTCGAACCCATCGACGGCGCCGACAGCATCCCGCTGATGTACCAGGGCGCCAGTGACGACTTCCTCGGCCCGCGTGCCGACATCCCGCTGCCCAGCGAAGCCCACGGCATCGACTTCGAAGGCGAGTTCGCCGTGCTGGTCGACGCGGTGCCCATGGGCTGCACGGCGGACCAGGCGTTGCGGCATGTTCGCCTGGTCCTGCAACTCAACGACGTCAGCCTGCGCGCCCTGGCACCGCGGGAGATGAAGACCGGCTTCGGCTTCCTGCAGGCCAAGCCCTCTTCCAGCTTCGCCCCGGTGGCGGTGACGCCCGACGAACTGGGCGGCGCCTGGCGCGAGGGCCGTGTGCACCTGCCGCTGAGCGTCGAGTGGAACGGCGAATGGTTCGGCCACCCTCACGGCGGCGCCATGCACTTCGGCTTCCACCAGCTGATCGCGCATGCAGCCATGACGCGCAGACTGAGCGCCGGCACCCTGATCGGTTCGGGCACCGTGTCCAACGCCGACCGCTCGGTGGGCTCGGCCTGCATCGCCGAACGCCGCGCCATCGAGACCATCGCCCACGGCGCGCCGCGCACCGGCTTCATGCGCTTCGGCGACCGCGTGCGCATGGAAGCGAAGGGCGAGGACGGCGAGCCGCTGTTCGGCGCCATCGACCAGCGCGTGGTGCAAGGAGGCCTGCCATGCGCGTGA